A region from the Malus domestica chromosome 07, GDT2T_hap1 genome encodes:
- the LOC103439602 gene encoding expansin-B15-like: MATLHLPLPGLTTLLNLITLFCCFNICFAVNRKHLNLSAAATDWSPAGATWYGSPDGAGSDGGACGYGNLVSQAPFSSMITSIGPSLYKSGKECGACYQVKCTNHPACSGKPVRVVITDFCPGGPCASEPAHFDLSGTAFGSMALPGQQEKLRDAGVLQIQYARVACDYSGQTIAFHVDQGSNPNYFAAVIEFEDGDGDLAGVELKETSSSDGGGEWRGMQQSWGAVWKLDAGAELHPPLSIRLTSLYSDETLLAKDVIPVGWKPGATYRSLVNFH; this comes from the exons ATGGCCACCCTCCATCTGCCATTGCCTGGTTTAACAACCCTTTTGAACTTAATCACTCTTTTTTGCTGCTTTAATATCTGCTTCGCCGTTAATCGAAAGCACTTAAACTTGTCAGCCGCTGCCACCGATTGGTCCCCTGCCGGAGCTACTTGGTATGGCAGTCCTGATGGCGCCGGAAGTGACG GAGGGGCTTGTGGGTATGGAAATTTAGTGTCACAAGCTCCATTCTCTTCCATGATTACTAGTATAGGCCCTTCTCTGTACAAATCAGGCAAAGAATGTGGAGCTTGTTATCAG GTAAAATGTACCAACCATCCAGCTTGTTCTGGCAAGCCGGTGAGGGTGGTCATTACCGACTTTTGCCCCGGAGGGCCTTGCGCCTCCGAACCGGCACATTTCGACCTCAGTGGTACCGCATTTGGCTCTATGGCACTTCCCGGCCAACAAGAAAAACTACGCGATGCCGGAGTTTTGCAGATTCAATACGCACG TGTGGCATGTGATTATTCAGGACAAACAATCGCATTCCACGTGGATCAAGGATCAAACCCAAACTACTTTGCGGCTGTGATTGAATTCGAAGACGGAGATGGTGATCTTGCCGGCGTTGAGTTGAAGGAAACTTCGTCATCGGACGGTGGAGGCGAATGGCGAGGCATGCAGCAATCCTGGGGTGCAGTGTGGAAGCTTGATGCCGGGGCAGAATTACATCCTCCACTGTCGATAAGGTTGACATCTCTGTATTCAGATGAGACTTTGTTGGCCAAAGATGTAATTCCAGTTGGGTGGAAACCCGGTGCCACATATAGATCTTTGGTCAATTTTCATTAA